A genomic segment from Garra rufa chromosome 5, GarRuf1.0, whole genome shotgun sequence encodes:
- the mrps2 gene encoding small ribosomal subunit protein uS2m, with protein MAAGVLTGVRQVLRGPRLASAVFSCHGQTFSSTAAAVKSPPAPTDNAATEKILNFPLTQPDYFHLSELFTIKDLFEARVHLGHKKGCRHRLMEPYLFGSRLDTDIIDLEKTVEHLQQALNFAAHVAYRRGIILFVSRRRQFGQLIETTARECGEYAHTRYWKGGLLTNAPIQYSPGVRLPDLIVFFSTLNNVFQQHVGVRDAAKMNIPTIGIVDSNCNPSLITYPVPGNDDTPVAMEMYCRLFKMTINRAKDKRRQVELLKGISASE; from the exons ATGGCAGCGGGCGTCTTAACTGGAG TAAGGCAGGTTCTCCGGGGCCCTCGGTTGGCCTCTGCTGTGTTCTCATGTCATGGACAGACATTCAGTTCCACAGCAGCTGCAGTCAAATCACCGCCAGCACCGACAGACAACG CTGCCACAGAGAAGATCCTGAACTTCCCACTCACTCAACCGGACTATTTCCACTTGTCTGAGCTCTTCACTATAAAGGACCTGTTTGAAGCCCGTGTCCATCTTGGACACAAAAAAGGCTGCCGGCATAG GCTGATGGAACCGTACCTGTTTGGTTCTCGTCTGGACACAGACATCATTGATCTGGAGAAGACTGTAGAACACCTCCAGCAGGCGCTGAACTTCGCAGCTCACGTGGCGTACCGCCGCGGCATCATCCTGTTCGTCAGCCGCAGGCGGCAGTTCGGTCAGCTGATAGAGACGACAGCACGAGAGTGCGGCGAATACGCTCACACACGCTACTGGAAGGGAGGCTTGCTCACAAACGCCCCCATCCAGTACAGCCCCGGCGTCCGGTTGCCGGACCTCATTGTTTTCTTCTCCACGCTCAATAACGTTTTCCAGCAGCACGTCGGCGTCCGGGATGCGGCCAAAATGAATATTCCCACAATCGGGATTGTGGACTCTAACTGTAACCCTAGTCTCATCACCTACCCAGTGCCCGGCAACGACGACACCCCTGTTGCCATGGAGATGTACTGCCGGCTGTTTAAAATGACCATTAACAGAGCAAAGGACAAGAGGAGACAGGTGGAGCTTCTCAAGGGTATTTCAGCCTCAGAATGA
- the ppp1r26 gene encoding protein phosphatase 1 regulatory subunit 26 encodes MFLKTVPPVVAIHSEWRSNKSCSLPLFFNDSASDSDLASVSGTPIPQKIQMIIESLHSTQSSDMSDNMQTEKAAHSSHEAGYKGQLRLMDTSVRSRRMGADTKLQTARSDTGDDSDSDDSVDRGIEEAIQEYLKEKVDHKRKGDPMTSSPPAPKLQRREPTVPDAAKHLSHSSSGKVLSASNHIQRALSGMQPLKKKVKKKKLSKENPFKKADTSKVPPVKSLPPPRAKKGSSSSSEMDRSPPRLVIKEEEEWLDSSSDDGIEEEIQKFQQEKKEKQEGEKDTLISSQQREDSDSSSDEGIEEAIRLFQEEKHKQKKKTSPLKPAQLVPVQRSKPAIASPECMSTQPLKTLSKKSKKKLPTKKSNLPTPLGVSHFLNKCTSQGSKVKGCTPPPSNPKPTHTEHQIHSSLKVNTAELMCAEAILDISKTVMPEVFESSLSIANRNLLQTPTFPTVATSVDKSDESSVDSEDGIEQEIRKFLEHKAKLNKELPTTAGAPLPASGDPTASKEPKKKMKETQINKAVRLSLSKKRKFKEEQSKLSRDGDLALNVKEEPPGTPLIHSDSTIPTVTLHSSSPTTLKNRKQNSPLHKGTDSSLPKDKGSSYSMSSPKNAIGSERNDSSDKSSSLDSDEDLDAAIKDLLKTKKKVKKKVRDLKARKSTRPSDASPLDAVKKQKPFTDQKSILPSKLASKSDILKGGKETLNVQTKNNKGRKSKAVKGKPEDQNIKQSRSPAQADKVTGNGGVPKPQDVDVLTSSLHPEDDSSVDSDDSIEQEIRRFLAERAKESTPLAANIKQEEESVDSLTSPAECDVKPELQKIHIETPVSASASTSGRFFKTETQAESVGTPAELNKEPVLTPGSSCIMGFRRTESQKFEISTPRDPKNGSSQIGKDSPTSHAIKPNPFTTPSMSSDSPQSSGHQHQNLFLMRPINSSMTDVKELSSADGNDLSVSRQSRPATRIPLKDVISSLCPSPITKPQISSPVVASSDLTTSAPLGGRTEGLYSHNRLKRDRNLSDRPHLSTMHLCQPYKVSSVIQLQRDQTAFPTPLAKTNHLQVSQTEATESAASLGERQREGGSVSKEEKEQEDEEEKCVDETDVESDEERKDQKTKDRRKQPQNQ; translated from the coding sequence ATGTTCCTGAAGACAGTTCCTCCGGTGGTGGCTATTCACTCGGAATGGAGGTCCAATAAGAGCTGCAGCCTGCCTCTCTTTTTCAATGACAGTGCCTCAGACAGCGATCTTGCCTCTGTTAGCGGCACCCCCATCCCACAGAAGATCCAGATGATTATAGAGAGCCTCCACAGCACCCAGTCTTCGGACATGAGCGATAACATGCAGACCGAAAAGGCTGCTCATTCCAGCCACGAAGCTGGCTACAAGGGTCAATTGCGACTCATGGACACATCTGTGAGATCCCGGCGAATGGGGGCGGACACTAAGCTACAGACCGCCAGGTCTGATACTGGTGACGATTCAGACAGTGATGATTCTGTGGACAGAGGCATTGAGGAGGCCATTCAGGAGTACTTGAAAGAAAAGGTGGACCACAAGCGCAAAGGGGATCCAATGACAAGTTCGCCACCAGCGCCCAAGCTTCAGCGGAGGGAACCAACTGTCCCAGATGCTGCTAAACATCTCTCACATTCCAGTAGTGGTAaggtgctatctgctagcaatcATATACAGAGAGCCTTGAGTGGGATGCAACCCTTGAAAAAGAAAGTCAAGAAGAAAAAGCTAAGCAAAGAAAATCCCTTTAAGAAAGCAGACACAAGTAAAGTTCCGCCTGTAAAAAGTCTTCCTCCACCTAGAGCTAAGAAAGGATCTTCTTCGTCTTCAGAAATGGACAGATCTCCACCTCGCCTCGTCATTAAAGAGGAAGAGGAATGGCTTGATTCAAGCAGCGACGATGGAATTGAAGAAGAGATTCAGAAATTCCAgcaagagaaaaaagaaaaacaggaaGGTGAAAAAGACACCCTGATATCTTCACAACAAAGGGAGGACTCAGATTCGAGCAGTGATGAAGGTATAGAGGAAGCCATCCGTCTCTTCCAGGAAGAAAAACACAAGCAGAAGAAAAAGACAAGTCCTCTCAAACCTGCCCAACTTGTGCCTGTGCAACGTAGCAAACCAGCCATTGCTTCTCCTGAATGCATGAGCACTCAGCCACTCAAAACACTGTCCAAGAAGAGCAAGAAGAAGTTACCAACCAAGAAGTCTAATCTCCCTACACCACTGGGTGTAAGCCACTTTTTAAACAAGTGCACATCCCAGGGCTCTAAAGTCAAAGGGTGTACACCACCCCCTTCAAACCCAAAACCAACCCACACCGAACATCAAATCCATTCCAGCTTAAAGGTCAACACTGCTGAGCTGATGTGTGCTGAAGCCATTCTAGACATCTCCAAAACAGTCATGCCTGAAGTGTTTGAGTCCAGCTTGAGCATTGCTAACAGGAATTTGCTCCAGACACCAACGTTCCCAACTGTTGCAACATCTGTGGATAAAAGTGATGAAAGCTCAGTCGACAGTGAGGACGGAATTGAACAAGAGATTAGGAAATTTTTGGAGCATAAAGCAAAATTGAACAAAGAGCTTCCGACAACAGCAGGTGCACCTCTGCCAGCTTCAGGAGATCCCACAGCGAGCAAAGAGCCAAAGAAGAAGATGAAGGAAACCCAGATAAACAAAGCCGTCAGGCTATCCCTGTCAAAAAAACGCAAATTCAAAGAAGAACAAAGCAAACTTTCCAGAGATGGTGACTTGGCTTTGAATGTTAAAGAGGAGCCTCCAGGGACACCTCTGATTCATAGTGACTCAACAATTCCCACTGTGACATTGCATTCAAGTAGTCCAACCACCTTGAAAAACCGAAAGCAGAACTCTCCACTTCATAAGGGTACAGATAGTAGTTTACCCAAAGACAAGGGTTCCTCTTACAGTATGTCCAGCCCAAAGAATGCGATTGGTTCTGAGAGAAACGACAGCAGTGACAAAAGCAGCTCTTTGGACAGTGATGAGGATCTAGATGCCGCAATTAAAGACTTGcttaaaacaaagaaaaaggTCAAAAAGAAAGTGAGGGACCTGAAGGCAAGAAAAAGCACCAGACCTTCCGATGCTTCACCTTTGGATGCTGTGAAAAAACAGAAGCCTTTTACAGACCAGAAGAGCATCCTACCTTCCAAGCTTGCAAGCAAGTCTGACATCTTGAAAGGTGGCAAAGAAACACTGAATGTTCAGACTAAAAACAACAAGGGTCGTAAAAGCAAAGCGGTTAAAGGCAAACCAGAAGACCAGAACATCAAACAATCTAGGAGTCCTGCACAAGCCGACAAGGTGACTGGGAATGGTGGGGTTCCCAAGCCCCAAGATGTGGATGTACTTACTTCCAGTCTGCATCCAGAAGACGACAGTTCGGTAGACAGCGATGATAGCATTGAGCAAGAGATCAGGAGATTTCTTGCTGAAAGAGCCAAGGAATCTACACCTCTCGCCGCAAACATCAAACAGGAGGAAGAGTCTGTAGACTCCCTGACCTCACCTGCGGAGTGTGATGTTAAACCAGAACTTCAAAAGATTCACATCGAAACTCCAGTTTCTGCTTCAGCATCAACCTCTGGAAGATTCTTCAAAACAGAAACACAAGCAGAATCTGTAGGCACACCTGCGGAACTCAACAAAGAACCAGTCTTGACACCTGGTAGCTCTTGCATTATGGGTTTTAGGAGGACCGAAAGTCAAAAATTTGAGATCTCGACTCCAAGAGATCCAAAAAACGGCAGCTCCCAGATAGGAAAGGATTCTCCGACAAGTCATGCCATCAAACCCAACCCCTTCACTACGCCCTCTATGAGCTCAGATTCGCCCCAGTCATCGGGTCATCAACACCAGAACCTATTTCTGATGAGACCCATTAACAGCAGCATGACTGACGTCAAAGAACTGTCCTCGGCAGATGGTAATGACCTTTCCGTTAGCCGCCAGAGTAGACCGGCCACTAGGATACCTTTGAAGGATGTCATTAGTTCTCTTTGTCCCTCGCCTATCACGAAACCTCAGATTAGTTCCCCTGTTGTCGCCTCTAGTGACCTCACCACCTCGGCGCCCCTTGGCGGGAGGACAGAGGGACTTTACTCGCATAATCGCCTGAAAAGGGACCGAAACCTCTCAGATAGACCACACTTATCCACCATGCACCTGTGCCAGCCCTACAAGGTCAGCAGTGTAATCCAGTTACAACGGGACCAGACTGCTTTCCCAACGCCTTTAGCTAAGACAAACCACCTGCAGGTTAGCCAGACTGAGGCGACTGAGTCCGCTGCAAGTTTAGGAGAAAGACAAAGGGAGGGAGGAAGTGTTAGCAAGGAAGAGAAAGAGCAGGAAGATGAGGAAGAGAAATGTGTCGATGAGACAGATGTAGAGTCAGATGAGGAAAGGAAAGATCAGAAGACAAAAGACAGAAGGAAGCAGCCTCAAAATCAGTGA
- the dipk1b gene encoding divergent protein kinase domain 1B — MPRSLRRLVHLVLFCPLSKGLQSRLPAVKVKYLLVAWFGILVASWVIYMQYSSYSELCRGHVCTMLICDHYRRGIISGSVCKSLCEEKTLSLQRCLSTSPTHQIYSAVWKEKAVLVKCGIEESMRGENGPDSPLRHDNNLYDKPSRGTSMDEFRAMLHSFLKDSVGEQSSLSTLVTRVISLADVNSDGKVSLAEAKSVWALLQINEFVLMVALQDKEHAPRLLGFCGDLYVTERVAHSALFRLEVPGWLQPVFPEALGVALNQWLAPAWPRRARITIGLLEFVEEVFHGVYGSFYICDASPRRVGYNAKYDFKMADLQSVASEATVKGFLRGRTCEANADCTYGRDCTATCDRLARQCNVEVVQPNLAKVCALLQDFLLFGAPSDLREDLEKQLRTCVTLSGLASQMEVHHSLVLNNLKTLLWKKISNTKYS; from the exons ATGCCGAGGAGTTTACGCAGGCTGGTGCACCTGGTGCTCTTCTGTCCCTTATCTAAGGGCTTACAG TCCCGTTTACCTGCAGTTAAGGTCAAGTACCTGTTGGTGGCGTGGTTTGGGATTCTGGTGGCCAGCTGGGTGATCTATATGCAGTATTCCTCTTATTCAGAGCTCTGCAGAGGACACGTCTGTACCATGCTCATC TGTGATCATTATCGCAGAGGTATTATCTCGGGATCGGTGTGTAAGTCTCTCTGCGAGGAGAAAACACTATCTCTTCAACGCTGTCTTTCAACATCACCAACACACCAG ATATATAGTGCTGTGTGGAAGGAGAAAGCCGTATTGGTGAAGTGTGGTATTGAAGAGAGTATGAGAGGAGAAAACGGTCCTGATTCTCCACTACGGCATGACAACAACCTCTATGATAAACCTAGCCGTGGAACGTCCATGGATGAATTCAGAGCGATGCTGCATTCCTTTCTCAAG GACAGTGTTGGTGAGCAGTCATCTCTTAGCACTCTTGTAACTCGTGTGATTTCACTGGCGGATGTCAACAGCGATGGAAAAGTTTCATTAGCGGAGGCGAAATCCGTCTGGGCTTTGCTTCAGATCAATGAATTTGTTTTAATGGTGGCACTGCAAGATAAAGAACACGCTCCACGCTTGCTGGGCTTCTGCGGAGACCTTTATGTGACTGAACGTGTGGCACACAGCGCCCTCTTCAGACTGGAAGTGCCTGGTTGGCTGCAGCCAGTGTTTCCCGAGGCGCTGGGCGTCGCTCTAAACCAGTGGCTCGCTCCTGCATGGCCCCGCAGAGCCCGAATCACCATCGGACTACTAGAGTTTGTTGAAGAGGTATTCCATGGCGTATACGGAAGCTTCTACATTTGTGACGCAAGCCCAAGACGGGTCGGCTATAATGCGAAATACGACTTCAAAATGGCAGACCTTCAAAGCGTAGCATCGGAGGCAACTGTCAAGGGGTTCCTTCGAGGGAGGACTTGCGAGGCAAATGCCGACTGCACTTACGGACGGGATTGTACCGCAACGTGCGACCGATTGGCAAGGCAGTGCAACGTGGAGGTGGTGCAGCCCAACTTGGCCAAGGTGTGCGCGCTCCTGCAAGACTTCCTGCTCTTCGGAGCGCCGTCAGACCTGAGGGAAGACCTGGAGAAACAGCTACGCACCTGTGTGACTCTAAGCGGACTGGCCTCGCAGATGGAGGTGCATCATTCCCTTGTTTTGAACAACCTCAAAACGCTACTGTGGAAGAAGATCTCAAATACCAAGTACTCTTGA